One Pseudochaenichthys georgianus unplaced genomic scaffold, fPseGeo1.2 scaffold_438_arrow_ctg1, whole genome shotgun sequence genomic region harbors:
- the znf16l gene encoding zinc finger protein 16-like isoform X2, translating to MSRKRNHSFAETSLSPELHGAFMEPPGSASRADADFLELEPDEELLCSVSDITEHLGRNITVVLETALSEIRKMVSIRIRVLKMELREKSEEIQVLKARLDTVDRDGRDTFPGPATMESAEAGFKKHDCSNKHSGADPRRAKALLPGVKKENIDAICDYLMKDKNSRGCADMDGDQSSQASSDREARQDPTPHSLHLWPDSGMAGSGPGDPESAADDLFSMLPSGSKRMYDYEWIAPMEYSEDIKGQQFPGHTFICSLCGTFCPDALFLEEHVKLIHADASGAQALQALQSTCSAAPDMGEGGDDSRGGGEGQNEDGEGEGEGADAGPGGGPVKKEIKIDGGYECGDCGRHFNYLGNLRQHQRIHTGEKPFMCPECGERFRHAARLKSHRLVHSGAQSPFPCPQCGKGFSVLSGLKRHQRVHTGESPYACPQCGRRFKELGNLYTHQRIHSGATPYCCQQCGRSFRHLGTYKSHRCTPPQ from the exons ATGAGTCGTAAAAGGAACCACAGTTTCGCTGAAACGAGCCTGTCTCCCGAGCTGCACGGAGCCTTCATGGAGCCTCCCGGGTCCGCGAGCCGAGCCGACGCAGATTTCTTGGAGCTGGAGCCCGACGAGGAGCTGCTGTGCTCGGTCAGCGACATCACCGAACACCTTGGCAGAAACATCACCGTGGTGCTGGAGACCGCGCTGTCCGAGATCCGCAAGATGGTCAGCATCAGGATACGAGTGCTAAAAATGGAGCTGCGGGAGAAAAGTGAAGAAATCCAAGTGTTAAAGGCCAGACTAGATACAGTCGATAGGGATGGTAGGGACACTTTCCCCGGTCCAGCCACCATGGAGTCTGCAGAGGCTGGCTTCAAGAAGCATGACTGCAGCAACAAACACAGCGGTGCCGACCCCAGGAGAGCCAAAGCCCTCCTGCCCGGGGTGAAGAAGGAGAATATCGATGCTATCTGCGACTATCTCATGAAAGACAAGAACTCGAGGGGGTGTGCCGACATGGACGGAGACCAGAGCAGCCAAGCCAGCAGCGACAGGGAGGCTCGCCAAGATCCGACCCCGCACTCCCTCCACCTGTGGCCGGACAGCGGCATGGCTGGCTCCGGGCCCGGGGACCCAGAGTCCGCCGCGGACGACCTGTTCAGTATGCTCCCCTCTGGCAGCAAACGGATGTATGACTACGAATGGATTGCACCGATGGAATACTCTGAAGACATAAAAG gCCAGCAGTTCCCCGGCCACACCTTCATCTGCTCTCTGTGTGGAACCTTCTGCCCGGATGCTTTGTTTCTGGAGGAACACGTCAAACTGATACACGCAGACGCCTCCGGTGCTCAGGCTCTCCAGGCTCTGCAGTCCACCTGCTCCGCAGCACCCGACATGGGGGAGGGCGGCGACGACTCTAGGGGGGGCGGAGAGGGGCAGAATGAGgacggagagggagagggagagggggccGACGCTGGGCCGGGAGGGGGCCCCGTGAAGAAGGAGATCAAAATCGACGGCGGGTACGAGTGCGGGGACTGTGGGCGCCACTTCAACTACCTGGGCAACCTGCGGCAGCACCAGAGGATCCACACCGGGGAGAAGCCCTTCATGTGTCCCGAGTGCGGGGAGAGGTTCAGACACGCGGCGCGCTTAAAGAGCCACAGACTGGTGCACAGTGGGGCCCAGAGCCCCTTCCCCTGCCCCCAGTGCGGGAAGGGGTTCTCCGTGCTGTCCGGACTGAAGAGGCACCAGAGGGTCCACACCGGGGAGAGCCCCTACGCCTGCCCTCAGTGCGGCCGGCGCTTCAAGGAGCTGGGGAACCTGTACACCCACCAGAGGATCCACAGCGGGGCCACGCCCTACTGCTGCCAGCAGTGTGGGCGGAGCTTCAGACACCTGGGGACCTACAAGAGCCACCGCTGCACCCCCCCGCAGTGA
- the znf16l gene encoding zinc finger protein 16-like isoform X1 codes for MSRKRNHSFAETSLSPELHGAFMEPPGSASRADADFLELEPDEELLCSVSDITEHLGRNITVVLETALSEIRKMVSIRIRVLKMELREKSEEIQVLKARLDTVDRDGRDTFPGPATMESAEAGFKKHDCSNKHSGADPRRAKALLPGVKKENIDAICDYLMKDKNSRGCADMDGDQSSQASSDREARQDPTPHSLHLWPDSGMAGSGPGDPESAADDLFSMLPSGSKRMYDYEWIAPMEYSEDIKDMKGPECENPPTGETEDEEEEEEEEEEEEEEQDESSRREAGGLEQAPTPLSHVPTSEFSMGPQSSPGEGGSPLEGHTDGPVAGQQFPGHTFICSLCGTFCPDALFLEEHVKLIHADASGAQALQALQSTCSAAPDMGEGGDDSRGGGEGQNEDGEGEGEGADAGPGGGPVKKEIKIDGGYECGDCGRHFNYLGNLRQHQRIHTGEKPFMCPECGERFRHAARLKSHRLVHSGAQSPFPCPQCGKGFSVLSGLKRHQRVHTGESPYACPQCGRRFKELGNLYTHQRIHSGATPYCCQQCGRSFRHLGTYKSHRCTPPQ; via the exons ATGAGTCGTAAAAGGAACCACAGTTTCGCTGAAACGAGCCTGTCTCCCGAGCTGCACGGAGCCTTCATGGAGCCTCCCGGGTCCGCGAGCCGAGCCGACGCAGATTTCTTGGAGCTGGAGCCCGACGAGGAGCTGCTGTGCTCGGTCAGCGACATCACCGAACACCTTGGCAGAAACATCACCGTGGTGCTGGAGACCGCGCTGTCCGAGATCCGCAAGATGGTCAGCATCAGGATACGAGTGCTAAAAATGGAGCTGCGGGAGAAAAGTGAAGAAATCCAAGTGTTAAAGGCCAGACTAGATACAGTCGATAGGGATGGTAGGGACACTTTCCCCGGTCCAGCCACCATGGAGTCTGCAGAGGCTGGCTTCAAGAAGCATGACTGCAGCAACAAACACAGCGGTGCCGACCCCAGGAGAGCCAAAGCCCTCCTGCCCGGGGTGAAGAAGGAGAATATCGATGCTATCTGCGACTATCTCATGAAAGACAAGAACTCGAGGGGGTGTGCCGACATGGACGGAGACCAGAGCAGCCAAGCCAGCAGCGACAGGGAGGCTCGCCAAGATCCGACCCCGCACTCCCTCCACCTGTGGCCGGACAGCGGCATGGCTGGCTCCGGGCCCGGGGACCCAGAGTCCGCCGCGGACGACCTGTTCAGTATGCTCCCCTCTGGCAGCAAACGGATGTATGACTACGAATGGATTGCACCGATGGAATACTCTGAAGACATAAAAG ACATGAAGGGACCCGAGTGCGAGAACCCCCCGACCGGTGAGacagaggatgaagaggaggaggaggaggaggaggaggaggaggaggaggagcaagaCGAGTCGTCGAGGAGAGAGGCAGGGGGGCTGGAGCAGGCCCCGACCCCCCTGTCACACGTCCCGACCTCAGAGTTCTCCATGGGGCCCCAGAGCTCCCCAGGGGAGGGAGGGAGTCCCCTGGAGGGCCACACCGACGGGCCCGTGGCAG gCCAGCAGTTCCCCGGCCACACCTTCATCTGCTCTCTGTGTGGAACCTTCTGCCCGGATGCTTTGTTTCTGGAGGAACACGTCAAACTGATACACGCAGACGCCTCCGGTGCTCAGGCTCTCCAGGCTCTGCAGTCCACCTGCTCCGCAGCACCCGACATGGGGGAGGGCGGCGACGACTCTAGGGGGGGCGGAGAGGGGCAGAATGAGgacggagagggagagggagagggggccGACGCTGGGCCGGGAGGGGGCCCCGTGAAGAAGGAGATCAAAATCGACGGCGGGTACGAGTGCGGGGACTGTGGGCGCCACTTCAACTACCTGGGCAACCTGCGGCAGCACCAGAGGATCCACACCGGGGAGAAGCCCTTCATGTGTCCCGAGTGCGGGGAGAGGTTCAGACACGCGGCGCGCTTAAAGAGCCACAGACTGGTGCACAGTGGGGCCCAGAGCCCCTTCCCCTGCCCCCAGTGCGGGAAGGGGTTCTCCGTGCTGTCCGGACTGAAGAGGCACCAGAGGGTCCACACCGGGGAGAGCCCCTACGCCTGCCCTCAGTGCGGCCGGCGCTTCAAGGAGCTGGGGAACCTGTACACCCACCAGAGGATCCACAGCGGGGCCACGCCCTACTGCTGCCAGCAGTGTGGGCGGAGCTTCAGACACCTGGGGACCTACAAGAGCCACCGCTGCACCCCCCCGCAGTGA